The Toxorhynchites rutilus septentrionalis strain SRP chromosome 3, ASM2978413v1, whole genome shotgun sequence genome includes a region encoding these proteins:
- the LOC129777263 gene encoding dihydroorotate dehydrogenase (quinone), mitochondrial, giving the protein MNPHRAGVSSKLRSMLKVTSLGAAVFSAICLCKGNEEFYSAIFMPIVRIIPPETAHKMAVFGVKLGVIRPPYQDPEQLKTQLLGLTIENPVGIAAGFDKHGEAVSGLQHIGFGFVEIGSVTPEPQPGNPRPRVFRLNEDKAIVNRYGFNSEGHDVVYERLRKTREENGTKVTLGINLGKNKHSEDAVDDYVKGIKKFSCLADYLVINISSPNTPGLRTMQNKSTLQILLSEVIKARNSLPRSEQRPILVKLAPDLSDGDVQEIIGVVKFKDCAIDGLIISNTTIDRPSSLKSYNAGQLGGLSGAPLNSKSTQLIAKVYKWTEGKIPIIGVGGISNGQDAYEKILAGASAVQLYTAFIYHGPPIVTKVKRELAQILEENGYQSIQQAVGKGVDQFL; this is encoded by the exons ATGAACCCGCACCGGGCAGGTGTTTCG AGCAAATTACGTTCCATGTTGAAGGTAACCTCGCTTGGAGCTGCGGTATTCAGTGCGATATGTTTGTGCAAAGGTAACGAAGAATTCTACAGTGCAATATTTATGCCAATCGTGCGGATCATTCCACCGGAGACGGCCCATAAGATGGCTGTGTTTGGCGTCAAGCTGGGAGTCATTCGTCCTCCTTATCAGGATCCCGAGCAGCTAAAAACCCAGCTGCTTGGATTGACTATCGAAAACCCGGTTGGTATAGCGGCAGGATTTGATAAACACGGAGAAGCCGTTAGTGGTTTACAACACATCGGTTTCGGTTTTGTCGAAATTGGTTCGGTTACACCAGAGCCGCAGCCAGGAAATCCAAGACCACGTGTGTTTCGATTAAACGAAGACAAGGCCATAGTTAATAG GTACGGATTCAACAGCGAAGGCCATGATGTTGTGTATGAGCGGCTCAGAAAAACGCGCGAAGAAAACGGTACAAAAGTTACACTGGGGATCAATTTGGGGAAAAACAAACACTCCGAAGACGCAGTTGACGATTATGTGAAGGGGATTAAAAAATTTAGTTGCCTCGCTGATTATTTGGTCATCAACATAAGCAGCCCCAATACGCCTGGCCTAAGAACTATGCAGAATAAAAGCACCCTGCAGATTCTGTTGAGCGAAGTAATAAAAGCTCGAAACTCTCTTCCTCGATCGGAACAGCGTCCTATTCTGGTAAAATTAGCACCTGATCTCTCCGATGGTGACGTGCAAGAAATAATCGGAGTGGTTAAATTTAAAGATTGTGCTATTGATGGTTTGATAATCTCAAATACAACTATTGACAGGCCGTCTAGTTTGAAGAGTTACAATGCTGGCCAACTGGGAGGCTTGAGTGGGGCCCCACTGAACAGCAAGTCAACTCAATTGATTGCCAAAGTATACAAATGGACTGAAGGGAAAATCCCAATCATTGGAGTCGGTGGTATTTCCAATGGACAGGATGCTTACGAGAAAATTTTGGCTGGCGCAAGCGCGGTTCAACTTTATACTGCTTTTATTTACCACGGACCGCCAATTGTGACCAAAGTGAAGCGAGAGTTAGCCCAGATACTGGAAGAAAACGGATACCAGAGCATTCAGCAAGCCGTCGGGAAGGGGGTCGATCAGTTTTTATAG